Proteins from a genomic interval of Prevotella sp. E13-27:
- a CDS encoding fimbrillin family protein produces MTRATTTGNTTVFDAGDGVSIYAWTGSATAVAADKVVNGVVNTLGADGTWTPATPMLWADMVTPHYFLGIYPARTVTDFTADPYTVDNTDYEQSDLLVARQTSGLTATQNPVSLTFDHAMAKLYVNMNFRNQWDAAPEVTSCEATAAKTCTIDYLAKTYAAGEQDAVALTAKDAAEGYARSFSGLMIPQTGFRTVTLTIGGQAYVYTHAEDIPLEAGKYTIVNLIVGRNKIELGEVSINDWTEGSTISGGQALQ; encoded by the coding sequence ATGACCCGCGCCACGACGACGGGCAATACCACTGTGTTCGATGCTGGCGATGGTGTTAGCATCTACGCCTGGACGGGCTCGGCCACGGCCGTTGCTGCCGACAAAGTGGTCAACGGCGTAGTAAACACCCTCGGTGCCGACGGCACGTGGACGCCCGCCACGCCCATGCTCTGGGCCGACATGGTGACACCCCATTACTTCCTCGGTATCTATCCGGCACGCACGGTGACCGACTTCACGGCCGACCCCTACACTGTGGATAACACCGACTATGAGCAGAGCGACCTGCTCGTGGCCCGCCAAACGAGCGGACTCACTGCCACGCAGAACCCCGTCTCGCTGACCTTCGACCACGCCATGGCGAAGCTCTACGTCAACATGAACTTCCGTAACCAGTGGGACGCTGCCCCCGAGGTGACTTCCTGCGAGGCTACGGCAGCCAAGACCTGCACCATCGACTATCTGGCTAAGACCTACGCTGCCGGTGAGCAGGACGCTGTCGCCCTCACTGCCAAGGATGCTGCCGAGGGCTATGCCCGCAGTTTCAGCGGCCTGATGATTCCGCAGACGGGCTTCCGCACCGTCACGCTCACCATCGGTGGCCAAGCCTACGTCTATACCCACGCTGAGGACATCCCCCTCGAGGCCGGCAAATATACCATCGTCAACCTCATCGTTGGCCGCAACAAGATTGAGCTCGGCGAGGTGAGCATCAACGACTGGACCGAAGGCTCTACCATCAGCGGTGGTCAGGCATTGCAGTAA
- a CDS encoding OmpA family protein produces the protein MLAAGVQTASAQDSSQRDYERGWYAGLSGGTSFGQATFRSITESKTHVGAQFGVFGGYQFSRLLSVEALATMGGQKQTSLDCDPFWLATDGEYTFAPVLGKQGNYYRDLEAKTQWMRFGLQANFDVLSLLTKPTTRWSVTLSPQVSAVTTRTKHLATGYEQEFDRQWHLGLGGQAAVGYRVAKNVGLQLYGGITCLTGDRFDNIPKYEHKSNLIYEAGLKVSYHFGKRVAPHTAPEGASIVEPQPIVEEPQPVVQEKPVVEEKPAPVVEKPQPAVETAAVAEKKPEAVTANLPVIYFANNSSRLSADEAAKLDAVADMMKAQPDVSLSIIGHASNIGSKQYNRKLSQRRANSVKRQLVAKGISAARLKPVRGKGIDRKASTSKDARRVELIINDKK, from the coding sequence ATGCTGGCCGCAGGGGTGCAGACTGCCTCGGCACAAGACAGTTCTCAGCGCGACTACGAGCGTGGCTGGTACGCAGGGCTGAGCGGCGGCACCTCCTTCGGTCAGGCCACCTTCCGCAGCATCACCGAGAGCAAGACCCATGTCGGTGCTCAGTTCGGTGTCTTCGGCGGCTATCAGTTCAGCCGCTTGTTATCAGTTGAAGCCCTCGCCACGATGGGCGGACAGAAGCAGACGTCGCTCGACTGCGATCCATTCTGGCTCGCTACCGACGGCGAGTACACCTTTGCGCCCGTCCTTGGCAAGCAGGGCAACTACTATCGCGACCTCGAAGCCAAGACCCAGTGGATGCGCTTCGGGCTGCAGGCCAACTTCGACGTACTGTCGCTGCTGACCAAGCCGACGACACGCTGGTCTGTCACACTCTCCCCTCAAGTCTCAGCCGTCACCACACGCACCAAGCATCTCGCCACGGGCTACGAGCAGGAGTTCGACCGCCAGTGGCACCTCGGTCTGGGCGGTCAGGCTGCCGTGGGCTACCGAGTGGCCAAGAACGTTGGCCTGCAACTCTACGGCGGCATCACCTGCCTGACGGGCGACCGCTTCGACAACATTCCTAAGTATGAGCACAAGAGCAACCTCATCTACGAGGCTGGCCTGAAAGTGTCGTACCACTTTGGTAAGAGAGTGGCCCCCCATACTGCCCCCGAGGGGGCTTCTATAGTGGAGCCGCAGCCCATTGTGGAAGAACCGCAGCCCGTGGTTCAGGAGAAGCCTGTGGTGGAAGAGAAGCCTGCTCCTGTTGTGGAGAAGCCGCAGCCCGCAGTAGAGACCGCTGCCGTGGCGGAGAAGAAGCCTGAGGCTGTAACTGCCAACCTGCCCGTCATCTACTTCGCCAACAACAGCAGCCGTCTCTCTGCCGACGAGGCAGCGAAGCTCGATGCCGTAGCCGACATGATGAAGGCGCAGCCCGACGTATCGCTGAGCATCATCGGCCACGCCTCCAACATCGGCAGCAAGCAGTACAACCGCAAGCTCTCGCAGCGTCGCGCCAACAGCGTGAAGCGTCAGCTTGTGGCTAAAGGCATCAGCGCCGCCCGTCTGAAGCCCGTAAGGGGCAAGGGCATCGACCGCAAGGCCTCGACCAGCAAGGATGCTCGCCGCGTAGAACTGATTATCAACGACAAGAAATAA
- a CDS encoding LytR/AlgR family response regulator transcription factor: MEDGFFVKTDEKWEKVRYDEILWVRAFENGSVMFLTDERSLMVNHRLWRIEEMLTEHPNFVRINRSEIVNLDAVDGFEGNCYYIGKNPLYATGDYRQRMEGVFIKAKQQ; encoded by the coding sequence GTGGAAGATGGCTTCTTCGTGAAGACCGATGAGAAGTGGGAGAAGGTGAGGTATGACGAGATTCTGTGGGTGAGAGCCTTCGAGAATGGGAGTGTCATGTTCCTTACTGATGAGAGAAGCCTGATGGTAAACCATCGGCTGTGGCGGATTGAAGAGATGCTGACAGAGCATCCGAATTTCGTGCGCATCAACAGGTCGGAGATTGTTAATCTGGATGCTGTTGACGGCTTTGAAGGTAACTGCTACTACATCGGGAAGAATCCGCTCTATGCCACTGGTGACTACCGTCAGCGTATGGAAGGAGTGTTCATCAAGGCAAAGCAGCAATGA
- a CDS encoding fimbrillin family protein, with protein sequence MKATKYLSMAALALMGTLASCQSDDDFTVARPANAVGINVSVGSLQTTRSNAVATDDTQRQFNQGDQISVSTNDQEAVLFQCTSTENQTWTEAVTNKFLLWTQKTLTFSAYYPATTGTSMTTFTVPTDQSSVEKIALADYMTRQQVISRPEGGSDIQMQLERKMARVIIRISGFGSQYDDDEKTVSNVSIYSEASGIADGNPTGSSTEIQPYAQGNGGQGSTYTALVVPGYGDSGARFIKLTDGEYNTLLVKGIPELEAGNSYTFNLVVGKNKIEVASVTVQDWTTGETLNGGQAEEELAVPVTAITLNKTETEIKVGSTETLSVTAVAPDNATDKTYTWKTSDASKATVDQDGKVTAVAEGTVTIYAEANDGSGVKGNCTVTVTPATITVTINQSDWGSDWNPSFTKDGVTVSAGMIDPHDGNLMDGGTFSTTLGNFTKIVVTTTDCNVSGTGWSGGGSSKTWAGTPASTVSFSGDFMGMGMTQTTIVCTIVPKN encoded by the coding sequence ATGAAAGCAACAAAATATCTTTCCATGGCAGCCCTCGCCCTCATGGGCACCCTCGCCAGCTGCCAGAGCGACGACGACTTCACCGTCGCCCGTCCCGCCAATGCCGTGGGCATCAACGTCTCAGTAGGCTCGCTGCAGACCACCCGTAGCAACGCCGTTGCCACCGACGACACGCAGCGCCAGTTCAACCAAGGCGACCAAATCAGCGTCAGCACCAACGACCAAGAGGCCGTCCTCTTCCAGTGCACGTCGACCGAGAACCAGACATGGACTGAGGCAGTGACCAACAAGTTCCTCCTCTGGACACAGAAAACGCTCACCTTCTCGGCTTACTATCCTGCAACCACCGGCACGTCGATGACCACCTTCACCGTGCCCACCGACCAGAGTAGCGTGGAGAAAATTGCCCTCGCCGACTACATGACCCGCCAGCAGGTGATCTCCCGTCCCGAGGGCGGCAGCGACATCCAGATGCAGCTGGAGCGCAAGATGGCCCGCGTCATCATCCGCATCAGCGGCTTCGGCAGCCAGTACGATGACGACGAGAAGACTGTCAGCAACGTAAGCATCTACAGCGAAGCCAGCGGCATTGCCGACGGCAACCCCACGGGCAGCAGCACCGAAATCCAGCCATACGCACAGGGCAACGGTGGTCAAGGCTCTACCTACACCGCCCTCGTAGTGCCTGGCTATGGTGACAGCGGCGCCCGCTTCATCAAGCTGACCGACGGCGAATACAACACCCTCCTCGTGAAGGGCATCCCCGAACTGGAGGCAGGCAACAGCTACACCTTCAACCTCGTAGTGGGTAAGAACAAGATTGAAGTGGCAAGCGTCACCGTACAGGACTGGACCACCGGCGAGACACTCAATGGAGGACAGGCAGAGGAGGAATTAGCTGTCCCCGTCACCGCCATCACGCTCAACAAGACCGAGACGGAAATCAAGGTCGGCTCAACCGAAACCCTCAGCGTGACCGCAGTGGCTCCCGACAACGCCACGGACAAGACCTACACATGGAAGACGAGTGACGCATCGAAAGCCACCGTTGACCAAGACGGCAAGGTGACAGCCGTAGCCGAAGGCACCGTCACTATCTATGCCGAGGCTAACGACGGTAGCGGTGTTAAGGGCAACTGCACCGTCACCGTGACCCCCGCCACCATCACCGTCACCATCAACCAGAGCGATTGGGGGAGTGATTGGAATCCTAGTTTCACAAAAGACGGTGTCACCGTCTCAGCAGGCATGATTGACCCTCATGACGGCAACCTCATGGACGGCGGAACATTCTCTACCACCCTCGGCAACTTCACAAAGATTGTTGTGACGACCACCGATTGCAATGTTTCCGGCACGGGCTGGAGCGGTGGCGGCTCATCAAAGACCTGGGCGGGCACTCCTGCCTCCACAGTCTCTTTCAGCGGCGATTTTATGGGCATGGGCATGACCCAAACCACCATCGTCTGCACCATCGTGCCGAAGAATTGA
- a CDS encoding FimB/Mfa2 family fimbrial subunit: MRMKMKTIFMALTAMMLLTACYHDKHEFTPNEFDGKPVGYVAPQLLWEDEADAAAIGSVNALSFQVQGANGVSQARSFSSIEESADWLQQLPAGEYDILVTADMDEPSGYVLTATGAPSENMLVSTSVSLKAPASSPRQSWYAVTHVTIREDEITVAEFKLQRLLPTLTINVTGVPAGTKVAVAVEQVTESVLLTEKDANGRYGVIQQAETKADFGLLTPAADEATTLRLDGKRLMPTAAGESRSLLRITTTEADGNVLVSTADCPRMELGRYYTLDFQYAALAPYMRFEAMTISDWQEGWTISGEILNPTNK, encoded by the coding sequence ATGCGTATGAAAATGAAAACTATATTTATGGCGCTGACAGCCATGATGCTGCTCACCGCCTGCTATCACGACAAGCATGAGTTTACTCCCAACGAGTTCGATGGCAAGCCCGTAGGCTATGTCGCTCCGCAACTCTTGTGGGAAGACGAGGCCGATGCCGCTGCCATTGGCTCCGTCAACGCCCTCTCGTTCCAGGTGCAGGGTGCTAACGGCGTGAGCCAAGCCCGCTCGTTCTCCTCGATTGAGGAGAGTGCCGACTGGCTGCAGCAGTTGCCCGCCGGCGAGTACGACATCCTCGTCACTGCCGACATGGACGAGCCATCCGGCTATGTCCTCACCGCCACGGGCGCACCCAGCGAGAACATGCTCGTGTCCACCAGCGTCTCGCTGAAAGCCCCCGCCTCGTCGCCCCGCCAGTCGTGGTATGCCGTGACCCACGTCACCATCCGCGAGGACGAGATTACCGTGGCCGAATTCAAACTCCAGCGCCTGCTGCCCACGCTCACCATCAACGTGACGGGCGTGCCTGCCGGTACGAAGGTTGCAGTGGCCGTAGAGCAGGTGACCGAGAGTGTCCTGCTCACTGAGAAGGATGCCAATGGGCGCTATGGTGTCATCCAGCAGGCTGAGACCAAGGCCGACTTCGGTCTGCTCACGCCTGCTGCCGACGAAGCCACCACGCTCCGTCTGGACGGCAAGCGTCTGATGCCCACCGCCGCTGGCGAGAGCCGTTCGCTGCTGCGCATCACCACCACCGAGGCCGACGGCAATGTGCTCGTCTCTACCGCCGACTGTCCCCGCATGGAATTGGGCCGTTACTACACGCTCGATTTCCAGTATGCCGCCCTCGCTCCCTACATGCGCTTCGAGGCCATGACCATCAGCGACTGGCAGGAGGGCTGGACCATCAGCGGTGAAATTCTGAATCCCACCAATAAATAA
- a CDS encoding fimbrillin family protein, with product MRFKNIFFAAAAAMALTACSSDDEQSFVSQFPEDGVMRFTTNLVDPTAVTTRASITGSDVNQNGQQFQVKIVNPTSAQYSYFNTVQYDGTEWRPVNRMLWQNDQQRIDVTAAYKQGKTFSDYEFIVGANLTVAADQSTEAKVKQEDLLTMPTKTISNPSQEQTLMQNGKLVINFYHALTKLDVTLDLANEFYKNDPKLNNASDITEFTISGTNAGYQFKAMETANENYGTVTFTASTPADILANQCAFTAATDADMHSHATYEAIVVPQQIAAGALTVSFKIGTRSFSWTNTEAITLEQGKHYTLPLTVGYDTVTAPARAFSVSSWEDQPGDNLGTE from the coding sequence ATGAGATTCAAAAACATTTTCTTCGCAGCCGCAGCAGCCATGGCGCTGACGGCATGCTCCAGCGACGACGAGCAGAGCTTCGTCTCGCAGTTTCCCGAGGACGGCGTGATGCGCTTCACCACCAACCTCGTTGACCCCACGGCCGTAACCACCCGCGCCAGCATCACCGGCAGCGACGTGAACCAGAACGGTCAGCAGTTCCAGGTGAAGATTGTCAACCCCACATCGGCTCAGTACAGCTACTTCAATACCGTACAGTACGACGGCACTGAGTGGAGGCCCGTGAACCGTATGCTCTGGCAGAACGACCAGCAGAGAATCGACGTGACCGCTGCTTACAAGCAGGGCAAGACATTCAGCGACTATGAATTCATCGTCGGTGCCAACCTCACCGTGGCTGCCGACCAGAGCACCGAGGCAAAGGTGAAGCAGGAGGACCTGCTGACCATGCCCACCAAGACCATCAGCAATCCCTCGCAGGAGCAGACGCTGATGCAGAACGGCAAGCTGGTCATCAACTTCTACCACGCCCTGACCAAACTCGACGTGACGCTCGACTTGGCCAACGAGTTCTACAAGAATGACCCGAAGCTGAACAATGCCTCGGACATTACCGAGTTCACCATCAGCGGCACCAACGCCGGCTACCAGTTCAAGGCCATGGAGACTGCCAATGAGAACTACGGCACCGTGACCTTCACCGCTTCGACCCCTGCCGACATCCTCGCTAACCAGTGCGCCTTTACCGCTGCCACCGATGCCGACATGCACAGCCATGCCACCTACGAGGCCATTGTAGTGCCGCAGCAGATTGCCGCCGGTGCCCTGACCGTCTCGTTCAAGATTGGCACGCGCTCCTTCTCATGGACCAACACCGAGGCCATCACCCTGGAGCAGGGCAAGCACTACACGCTGCCCCTCACCGTAGGCTATGACACCGTGACCGCTCCCGCCCGCGCCTTCAGCGTCAGCTCATGGGAAGACCAGCCCGGCGACAACCTCGGCACAGAGTAA
- a CDS encoding plasmid mobilization protein has product MENSTVRKPRALRLSDKEEKYIANNARKCRMNFSEYCRKVLMNYKPSVPDTLFRDELFAARKDIVNFINNIKGLKMGSEERKEFLRSMPVIQQWWKRLFPMIEFLDKKIERG; this is encoded by the coding sequence ATGGAGAATTCGACGGTTAGGAAGCCGAGGGCTTTGAGACTGTCGGACAAGGAAGAGAAGTACATTGCGAACAATGCAAGGAAGTGCCGGATGAACTTTAGTGAGTATTGCCGGAAGGTTCTGATGAACTACAAACCAAGTGTGCCTGACACATTGTTCCGGGACGAGCTGTTTGCTGCCCGTAAGGACATCGTGAATTTTATCAACAACATCAAGGGACTCAAAATGGGGAGTGAGGAACGGAAGGAGTTTCTCAGGTCGATGCCCGTGATTCAGCAATGGTGGAAGAGACTGTTCCCGATGATTGAGTTTCTCGACAAAAAGATAGAAAGGGGGTAA